From Coffea arabica cultivar ET-39 chromosome 2e, Coffea Arabica ET-39 HiFi, whole genome shotgun sequence, the proteins below share one genomic window:
- the LOC113730798 gene encoding uncharacterized protein isoform X5: MSSVGDGFTCAYVNSQSQEPPSIDNLIVQDIMKCIGPRPFTRLVMNKGLLHSDPLVKHVTLRLVSEELKLLDFLIGSVNDLSSSSDQVMHKWASFKRDVQNVVQILLPDPQVLLSLLSSLSGYCKSPASRMKRAADVDVTVEHNLHKKKKLKMNSVDEDMDILVSGVSSTTEGALTENDGVSEEDVEDQLNSGVDLLKPVLEIWGLQGCSSVDIRTEDGDTYFYSKLLDVLRIYHRTLPTAVEGSFDFFKVLPSNPLALPTILQQSMLSLLVEQVVGSNKSQISIRTQPLMYKYLHSFINLFMYSPIRDIKDQAYSLAQAAMLSTGAFDRNPREISAWFLFIPGYTSVVIDGKKHGIEVFQKLSSVVISFLCDAVSTTGNNLFKYLDLLRCYIRDLDVSTDTFPNFSPFIVCVLEKCLRLLSSETGSFTLPEKSMISLYVSTTLKYLLETQVEGGLLCSLTQLLISERLKGCCDMIGFCPCEWMPMNSLLYFARNTVQQQIYSSFMSEEKATGLGGSFSETLSEVNRILRTKDHCGLLGVTMGFSFSMICTTADQILQNFPSTISTSTKLLGVPFSILLLRFFLEPSHFAEVFKLWPKICFAGVEKVISGVHDGEGQTIANELDDSPDSASIAFSFLVKNAPFHVLFPAIFFTDGLHLLGHSKVQNLLLDKFTESTPDFSVSSLCHLLFCLLQARLAYRIKPSDELEKLCESSCFLAKHIVKQSFVEKFGPDCSPRVLPPLSSGHIREVAEIILGHPLLTALLEWPLHTDSDVGDMIFMKPPETFLQYAERGVRKIDHHILQLLRRTTSELLVHVFSKCRSPSVVDHSTERIAKAFKALVQKLFLTFKGRFTDSRKTDDLMPLIPTLYALHSLSEFICPFELLNLVHWLFSRIDLNDTAVSISCQRCGLSVGLQIASWAFDSLSLYMLEPHAKRTLFIFFMGTGNRSFEITLFERIFNSIFEIATHTQLEVADICLFKAVKIIKMHKCMEKTSLPFVMATSRLLPSIPVNFISYCLDKTTKTKCDFLFLLSEMSSLHLCVFGHLVSGKISNNQALKVNKEENCNRPQYSEEFLMLLPTVLLYLRSNFLKFGGQFGKHVENTSSFFWKILLHGFSNWKSFVSEEIFEIKLVECSSLCMEDFSNLFSSSLLGKAVLLMRHYLAVSGHLVKMKRLLSTFDSVCPHASAQNDLLDCNAREISVCSLELSLNFVNKIIAKICLCRMLLFPEHNNLQSVVKDGKKKGIESEVSILRIRFLSMLVHSWQRLVENFHTCRQGENIRSSLFRFLEIFIAKNIVELVREMHDCLVELHSLPFLDQLAKYSLLHRFDDPTTIRMLRTVLISLSKGKFLCISILQLLLAHSQFAPTILFAHSSTVCTQFGMSFAPAPSIMRLFTVLHTEENTVDGKKDAHEIGPHMKKLELIKLLRVLIHILGQQHYLDSETSNGLNLKELVLVLLSSYGATMDEIDLEMYSLMNEIEAIDKSVSEGIAEMDFLWGSASLKVRQEREQKQSVSSLSNSYDNEVVGERRRIQFRENLPIDTKLCAKTVLCFPHDRFADGSLSKLQTDDSDEGYNANSKKVQLYDPVFILRFSIHSLAMEYIEPLEFASLGLLAITFISLSSPDADTRKLGYEAVVRFKSAVEKCRKRKDVMRLRLLVSYLQNGIQEECQRIPSITAVFIAEASFVLLDSSHDHYSAISKCLMQSSGANMKGVPLFQEFFWSSSVTFKSERLWMLQLLNTSLTMDDDAQILVRNSIYEILLNFYASPLSDDESKELIVEMVKKSVKINKLAWHLVVRCGIISWLSSHVASFYGILLRDQRSFSFAKLAMVLEVANDVIMSRNTSEWLQKYALEQLSELAAHLYRILVGCSKHIQEKTRIIDLILELLMSTLKISQKRKVYQPHFTISFEGLYHLYEAVDVCCSGTFSSTAETGLKAVLMSTPPVSILHMDKNKLLKFVSWAISTAVQSNLMEVPESEAMYSNALRFSEQSEEDLVSKLLRWLTASVILGRLSWKLSDLNSTSSSEILKLDNLHCIMDYCVKECGENQENFGSKEILAVSIFTYSSLQA, translated from the exons ATGTCCTCAGTTGGTGATGGATTTACATGTGCCTATGTTAACTCTCAGTCTCAGGAGCCCCCATCCATTGACAATCTGATAGTCCAAGACATTATGAAGTGCATAGGGCCACGCCCATTCACCCGATTGGTAATGAATAAAGGGTTGCTTCACTCTGATCCTCTTGTGAAACATGTAACTCTGAGGCTTGTATCGGAGGAACTAAAGCTTCTCGACTTTTTAATTGGCTCTGTAAATGATCTGTCCAGTTCCAGTGATCAAGTGATGCATAAGTGGGCATCTTTCAAGCGAGATGTTCAGAATGTAGTCCAGATTTTACTTCCTGATCCCCAGGTGCTATTATCACTACTTTCTTCACTCAGTGGCTACTGCAAGAGTCCTGCATCAAGAATGAAGAGGGCTGCAGATGTAGATGTTACAGTCGAGCATAATttgcacaagaagaagaagttgAAGATGAATAGCGTGGATGAGGACATGGATATTCTCGTCAGTGGGGTTAGTTCAACCACTGAAGGGGCTTTGACTGAGAATGATGGAGTGTCAGAAGAGGATGTTGAGGATCAGCTGAATAGTGGAGTTGACCTCCTGAAACCTGTTCTAGAAATTTGGGGTTTGCAGGGATGCTCCAGTGTAGATATCAGAACTGAAGATGGGGACACATACTTTTACTCAAAGTTGCTTGATGTTCTCAGAATTTATCAT CGGACTCTGCCTACTGCTGTGGAAGGATCATTTGACTTCTTTAAAGTTCTCCCAAGCAATCCTTTAGCACTACCTACAATTTTGCAGCAGTCTATGCTGTCACTGCTTGTAGAACAAGTTGTTGGGTCCAACAAGTCTCAGATTTCCATCAGAACCCAACCATTGATGTACAAGTATCTTCATTCATTTATCAATTTGTTTATGTATTCACCAATAAGAGACATAAAAGATCAGGCTTACTCTTTAGCACAAGCAGCCATGTTGAGTACAGGTGCATTTGACAGAAATCCAAGGGAAATTTCTGCTTGGTTTCTATTTATACCTGGCTATACCAGTGTGGTTATTGATGGTAAAAAACATGGGATTGAAGTATTCCAAAAGTTGTCTTCAGTTGTCATCTCTTTTCTTTGCGATGCAGTTTCTACTACTGGGAACAACTTGTTCAAATATTTGGATCTCTTAAGGTGCTATATCCGTGATTTAGACGTTTCTACAG ATACATTTCCCAATTTTAGCCCTTTCATAGTTTGTGTACTGGAGAAGTGCTTGAGGTTACTTAGCTCTGAAACTGGTTCTTTTACATTGCCCGAGAAGTCAATGATATCATTGTATGTTTCTACCACATTAAAGTATCTCCTGGAAACTCAG GTTGAAGGTGGACTTTTGTGTTCCCTGACGCAGCTTTTGATATCAGAGAGACTTAAAGGTTGTTGCGATATGATTGGATTCTGCCCTTGTGAATGGATGCCGATGAATAGTTTGTTATATTTTGCAAGGAATACCGTGCAGCAACAAATTTATAGCAGTTTTATGTCTGAAGAGAAAGCTACTGGTCTTGGTGGTTCATTTTCTGAGACACTTTCTGAAGTTAATAGGATTTTAAGGACTAAGGATCATTGTGGGTTGCTTGGAGTTACTATGGggttttctttttcaatgatATGCACCACAGCTGATCAGATATTGCAGAATTTCCCATCGACCATCTCTACTTCTACTAAATTGCTTGGGGTTCCTTTCTCAATTTTGTTGTTGAGATTCTTTCTCGAACCAAGTCATTTTGCTGAAGTTTTCAAGTTATGGCCTAAAATATGCTTTGCTGGAGTTGAAAAAGTTATAAGTGGAGTTCATGATGGAGAAGGGCAGACAATAGCTAATGAGCTTGATGATTCACCAGATTCTGCTTCTATTGCCTTCTCTTTTTTAGTAAAGAATGCTCCTTTTCATGTGCTCTTTCCAGCTATTTTTTTCACTGATGGATTGCATTTGCTTGGTCACTCAAAAGTGCAGAATTTGCTTCTGGATAAATTCACTGAGAGTACACCTGACTTCTCTGTCTCTTCTCTCTGCCATCTGctcttttgcttgcttcaagcGCGATTGGCCTATAGAATCAAACCATCTGATGAACTTGAAAAACTTTGTGAATCATCTTGTTTTCTTGCAAAGCACATAGTAAAACAAtcatttgttgaaaaatttggtccTGATTGCTCCCCGCGTGTTTTGCCTCCTTTATCATCTGGTCATATTCGAGAAGTGGCTGAAATAATTCTTGGCCACCCTTTACTCACTGCATTGCTGGAATGGCCTTTGCATACTGATAGTGATGTTGGTGACATGATTTTTATGAAACCTCCAGAAACCTTTCTTCAGTATGCTGAACGGGGTGTTCGTAAAATAGATCATCATATTTTGCAGTTGTTAAGAAGAACCACATCTGAGCTTTTGGTTCATGTATTTAGTAAATGTAGATCACCATCTGTGGTTGATCATTCTACTGAACGGATTGCAAAGGCTTTCAAGGCTCTGGTGCAGAAGCTATTTTTGACATTTAAGGGGAGGTTCACAGATTCCAGAAAGACAGATGATTTGATGCCTCTAATTCCTACATTGTATGCTTTGCATAGTCTGAGTGAATTCATATGTCCCTTTGAGTTGCTCAATTTGGTGCACTGGTTGTTCTCCAGAATTGATCTAAATGATACTGCAGTTTCCATTTCTTGTCAAAGATGTGGTTTGTCTGTTGGATTACAAATTGCTTCATGGGCTTTTGATTCTCTTTCTTTATATATGTTAGAGCCACATGCAAAGAGGAcattattcattttctttatggGTACTGGAAACAGAAGTTTTGAAATTACCCTTTTTGAGAGAATTTTTAACAGCATATTTGAGATTGCCACTCACACTCAACTAGAAGTTGCTGATATATGTTTATTCAAAGCTGTTAAGatcatcaaaatgcataaatgtatggAGAAGACCAGCTTACCTTTTGTTATGGCTACTTCAAGACTTCTACCCAGTATTCCTGTGAACtttatttcttattgcttggaCAAGACAACCAAGACTAAGTGTGACTTCTTGTTTCTTCTGTCTGAGATGAGCTCCCTGCATCTTTGTGTATTTGGACATTTGGTTTCTGGTAAAATTAGTAATAATCAAGCTCTTAAGGtcaacaaggaagaaaactgCAATCGGCCTCAGTACTCTGAAGAGTTCTTGATGCTTCTGCCAACTGTTCTGTTATACTTGAGGtcaaattttctgaaatttgggGGCCAATTTGGCAAGCATGTTGAAAacacttcttctttcttttggaaGATCCTTTTGCATGGTTTCTCTAACTGGAAGAGTTTTGTTTCGGAAGAGATATTTGAGATAAAACTTGTTGAGTGCTCATCTTTATGCATGGAAGATTTTTCTAACCTTTTCTCTTCCAGTCTTCTTGGAAAAGCAGTACTGCTGATGCGTCATTACCTTGCTGTGAGTGGACACTTGGTGAAAATGAAAAGGCTATTGAGTACATTTGATTCTGTTTGCCCACATGCGAGTGCACAGAATGATCTTCTGGACTGCAATGCTAGAGAAATTAGTGTTTGTTCTCTTGAGTTGTCTTTGAACTTTGTGAACAAAATTATTGCAAAGATATGCCTCTGTAGGATGTTGTTATTTCCAGAGCATAATAATCTTCAATCTGTAGTGAAAgatggaaagaaaaaaggaattgAATCAGAAGTTAGCATTTTGAGAATCCGATTTTTAAGTATGCTGGTCCATTCATGGCAACGTCTTGTGGAGAATTTTCATACATGCAGGCAAGGAGAGAACATAAGGTCGTCATTGTTTAGATTCTTGGAGATCTTCATTGCTAAGAATATAGTAGAATTGGTAAGAGAAATGCATGATTGCCTGGTTGAATTGCATTCGCTTCCTTTCTTAGACCAACTTGCCAAATATTCTCTTCTTCATAGGTTTGATGACCCTACCACAATTAGGATGCTTAGAACTGTTCTTATTTCACTATCTAAGGGAAAGTTCTTGTGCATTTCAATTCTCCAGCTGTTACTTGCTCACTCTCAATTTGCTCCAACCATTCTATTTGCCCATTCATCAACTGTTTGTACTCAATTTGGTATGAGTTTTGCTCCGGCACCCAGCATTATGAGGTTATTTACTGTTCTTCATACTGAAGAAAACACGGTTGATGGAAAAAAGGATGCTCATGAAATTGGGCCTCACATGAAGAAGTTGGAACTGATTAAGTTGCTCAGAGTACTAATACATATCTTGGGTCAGCAACATTATCTTGATTCTGAAACATCCAATGGCTTAAATCTGAAGGAATTGGTTTTGGTGCTTTTGTCTTCTTATGGAGCAACCATGGATGAGATTGATTTGGAAATGTATAGCCTCATGAATGAAATTGAGGCTATTGATAAATCAGTCTCTGAAGGTATTGCTGAAATGGATTTTCTATGGGGCTCTGCTTCTCTGAAGGTGAGACAAGAAAGGGAACAAAAGCAAAGTGTATCTTCTTTGAGTAACTCATATGATAATGAAGTAGTTGGAGAGAGACGAAGGATTCAATTTAGAGAAAATCTTCCCATTGACACCAAATTATGTGCAAAGACAGTCCTTTGTTTTCCTCATGATAGATTTGCTGATGGGAGCTTGAGCAAGCTCCAAACAGATGATTCTGATGAG GGCTACAATGCAAATTCTAAGAAGGTGCAACTTTATGATCCAGTTTTCATCTTGCGTTTTTCAATTCACAGTCTTGCAATGGAGTATATTGAGCCCCTGGAGTTTGCTAGTTTGGGTTTGCTTGCAATTACATTTATCAGTTTGTCTTCTCCTGATGCTGATACAAGGAAATTGGGCTATGAGGCTGTTGTGAGATTTAAGAGTGCTGTGGAG AAATGTCGCAAGAGGAAGGATGTGATGCGACTCCGGCTCTTAGTATCATACTTGCAAAATGGTATACAAGAAGAGTGTCAGAGGATTCCTTCCATAACTGCTGTATTCATTGCGGAAGCTTCTTTTGTTCTGTTAGATTCTTCCCATGATCATTATTCAGCTATAAGTAAATGCCTGATGCAGTCATCAGGTGCTAATATGAAG GGTGTACCATTATTCCAAGAATTCTTCTGGAGTAGCTCTGTTACTTTTAAGTCGGAAAGGTTGTGGATGCTTCAGCTTTTAAACACATCTCTGACTATGGATGATGATGCTCAAATACTTGTCAGAAATTCCATTTATGAGAtccttttaaatttttatgCCTCTCCTCTTTCCGATGACGAGTCAAAGGAACTGATCGTTGAG ATGGTGAAAAAGTCCGTCAAAATAAATAAGCTTGCATGGCATTTGGTTGTACGCTGTGGCATAATTTCTTGGCTGTCTTCTCATGTTGCATCTTTTTACGGGATTCTACTCAGGGACCAGAGAAGTTTTTCATTTGCTAAGTTAGCTATGGTTCTGGAG GTAGCCAATGATGTTATTATGTCTAGAAATACTAGTGAGTGGTTGCAAAAATATGCCCTAGAGCAGCTTTCTGAACTTGCAGCTCATCTGTACAGAATCTTAGTTGGTTGTTCTAAACATATACAAGAGAAAACCAGAATCATTGATTTGATTCTAGAACTATTGATGTCAACCCTGAAGATCTCACAGAAAAGAAAAGTATATCAGCCGCATTTTACAATATCTTTTGAAGGTTTATACCATTTGTACGAAGCTGTTGATGTCTGTTGCAGTGGGACCTTCAGTTCTACTGCTGAGACTGGACTGAAAGCTGTCCTTATGAGTACTCCTCCAGTTTCTATACTTCACATG GATAAAAATAAGCTTTTGAAGTTTGTTAGCTGGGCAATATCAACTGCTGTGCAGTCAAACTTGATGGAGGTGCCTGAATCTGAAGCAATGTATAGCAATGCCTTGAGATTTTCAGAACAATCTGAAGAGGATCTTGTATCAAAGCTTTTAAGATGGCTGACTGCCTCAGTGATTCTTGGAAGGCTTTCATGGAAATTGAGTGATTTGAATTCCACTAGTTCTTCTGAAATATTAAAGCTTGATAATCTGCATTGTATCATGGACTATTGTGTGAAGGAATGTGGAGAAAACCAGGAGAATTTTGGCAGCAAAGAGATACTAGCTGTATCAATTTTTACCTACAGCAGCTTGCAGGCATAA